Genomic segment of Nitrospirota bacterium:
GCGATGGAAGGCCGGGAGCACACGCCCGTGGCCTCGTCCCTCGGGATATTGCGGGCCACGCTGTCGTAAACGCCGGCATAGATGACGGGGATGCCGGAGTTTTCCCTGAGGGCCGCAGCGGTGGCGGCGCCTCCATAGGTGACGATGGCGTCCACTTCCGCGGCGATGAGCTTCCGGGAGGCGTTGCTCCAGGCCACGGGGTCCGGATGGGGCCGCTGCACGATATAACGGACCCTGTCGCCGAACCCCTGGCTCCGCACGTATTTCTGCAAGGCCTTCTGGGCCTGCTCGTCAAAGGGCCTGTCCCGTGTGAGGATGACGCCCACCGTCTCTGCGCGGCACGGCGTGTAGAGAGCACCCAGCAGAAGGACGAGCGCCATGATGACGCCGGACACGGGGCCGCTCAACCGGGATACCCGGGGCATCCCGCTCCTATGGAAGAGGGGGAAACGCAAGGCTACCTATTATAGGGCATTTCCACTTCCACGGCCTCCCGTCCCGCCCGCTTGAGGGTCTTGATGAGGGCCTCGGCCTTGTTGAGCGATTCCACGTACTCCCTTTCGGGGTCGGAATCGGCAACGATGCCAGCCCCCGCCTGAACGTAGGCCATGCCGTCCTTGATGGTGAAGGTGCGGATGATGATGTTGAGGTCCATGCTTCCGGAGAACCCCAGGTATCCCAGCGACCCCGTATAGGGGCCGCGGCGGAAGGCCTCCAGTTCGTCGATTATCTCCATGCACCGCACCTTGGGCACCCCCGTGATGGTGCCTCCGGGGAAGGCCGCCCTTAGCGCCTCCGGAAGAGGCGTGGCCTCGCGGAGGCGGCCCCGCACGTTGGAGACGATGTGGATGACATGGGAGTACTCCTCCGTCGTCATCAGCTCGTCCACCTCCACGGTCGCGTAGCGGCACACCCTGCCCAGGTCGTTCCGCTCGAGGTCTATGAGCATGATGTGCTCGGCCCGCTCCTTTTCGTTCAGCAGAAGCTCGGCCCTCATGGCGGTGTCCTCTCGCCGGTTTTTCCCCCGGGGGCGCGTGCCCGCGATGGGGCGGGTCTCCACGAGGTCGCCGTGGACCTTGAGGAGCCTCTCGGGAGAGGAGCTGACGACCTGATAGCCGCCCATGTCCATGAAGGCGGCGAAGGGGGAGGGGTTTATCTGCCGGAGGACGAGATAGAGGTTCCAGGGGCTCTGGTCTCCCACCTCCGCGGAGACCCTGAGGGAGAGGTTGGCCTGGAAGATGTCGCCCGCCCTGATGTACTCGATGGTCCGCCGCACCATGGCGAGGTAGCGCTCACGGCTCGTGTCGTGGCGGATGGCGGTCTCGCGTGCCGCCCTGTGCAAAGGCTCCACGGGCGCCGGGCGGAGGGTCTCGCGCACCCGGTGCAGGGTCTCTTCCGCCTCGTCATACCACAGGGAGGCGTCGTCTTGCGGGTCGCGGGCCCCGGGGGCCATGACCGCCCAGGCCCTCTTGGACCTGTGGTCCCAGGCGAGGAGGCGGTCCACGAGAAGGAAATGGGCGTCCGGCACCCGCAGGTCGTCCTCCGTGGTGGCGGGGACGTCCTCGAGATAATGAACGAAGTCGTAACCGAGCATCCCGGCAAGCCCGCCCTGAAAGGGGGGCAGGGCGGGGTCGGGCCTCTGGCGGTGCAGGTGCAGAAGGCGGGTCAAGGTGGCAAGGGGGTGCTCCCGGAAGAGGGTCTCCCGCCCACCCAGGCGGAGGCGGGAGACGCCATCCTTGACCGTGAGCTCTCCGAAGGGGGCAAACCCGGCGAAAGAGTACCGGGCTATCCTGT
This window contains:
- a CDS encoding anthranilate synthase component I family protein — translated: MPARLSLSKKEFIQAAHKGPVPALALDIPYSSPASVYPSVGGPGSFLLESVKGPHRIARYSFAGFAPFGELTVKDGVSRLRLGGRETLFREHPLATLTRLLHLHRQRPDPALPPFQGGLAGMLGYDFVHYLEDVPATTEDDLRVPDAHFLLVDRLLAWDHRSKRAWAVMAPGARDPQDDASLWYDEAEETLHRVRETLRPAPVEPLHRAARETAIRHDTSRERYLAMVRRTIEYIRAGDIFQANLSLRVSAEVGDQSPWNLYLVLRQINPSPFAAFMDMGGYQVVSSSPERLLKVHGDLVETRPIAGTRPRGKNRREDTAMRAELLLNEKERAEHIMLIDLERNDLGRVCRYATVEVDELMTTEEYSHVIHIVSNVRGRLREATPLPEALRAAFPGGTITGVPKVRCMEIIDELEAFRRGPYTGSLGYLGFSGSMDLNIIIRTFTIKDGMAYVQAGAGIVADSDPEREYVESLNKAEALIKTLKRAGREAVEVEMPYNR